The following proteins are co-located in the Cetobacterium sp. NK01 genome:
- a CDS encoding ABC transporter substrate-binding protein, with the protein MIKKIIKSLTLCSICLAFLACGDESKDNDKVKIRLLTRMAGTSNSVKVYKDIISQFEQKHPDVIVVDESQGDESSFNNKLKTDLASGTLPNIFRIQGVANLGEYVDTNLLADMKPILDEDKEWGEGFNKGALNYYTIPGKDGIYAIPMEQGLMGFYYNKDLFNKAGIEKFPETWDEFLVAIDKLKDINVIPIALGAKSTYSVGHLHNQIFYRWLGVDAAKKLGSREIKWTDPEVVQTLEFIKVLNDKDAFSPSAPGISNDIATTQFKNGEAAMIFTGPWNISTFVDPEKTPVYANIDFAKFPYFKEKAEFKNQDMQVISPYMISGNLKGKEKDYTIELLKMLTSKDAGIRYVNEAEFLLPRTDFEADRNKVGELFLANNTLAQTSDGIGVDVFDFDKIPSMQDRTRNSIVSVLMGASPMEAGEEIQEEISRKE; encoded by the coding sequence ATGATAAAAAAAATAATTAAATCACTTACTCTTTGTAGCATATGTTTAGCTTTTCTTGCTTGTGGAGATGAATCTAAAGATAACGATAAGGTTAAAATTAGATTATTAACTAGAATGGCTGGAACATCAAATTCAGTCAAAGTTTATAAAGATATTATTTCTCAGTTTGAACAAAAACATCCAGATGTTATTGTTGTAGATGAATCTCAAGGAGATGAATCTTCTTTTAATAATAAATTAAAAACAGATTTAGCCTCTGGGACTTTACCTAATATTTTTAGAATACAAGGAGTCGCTAATTTAGGGGAATATGTTGATACAAACTTATTAGCTGATATGAAACCAATTTTAGATGAAGATAAAGAGTGGGGTGAAGGATTTAATAAAGGGGCTTTAAATTATTACACAATTCCTGGGAAAGATGGAATATATGCAATTCCTATGGAACAAGGATTAATGGGATTTTATTATAACAAAGATTTGTTTAATAAAGCAGGTATTGAAAAGTTTCCTGAAACTTGGGATGAATTCTTAGTTGCTATTGATAAATTAAAAGATATTAATGTTATTCCAATTGCTTTAGGTGCAAAATCTACTTACTCAGTAGGACATTTACATAATCAGATTTTTTATCGTTGGTTAGGTGTTGATGCAGCTAAAAAACTAGGTTCAAGAGAAATTAAGTGGACTGACCCTGAAGTTGTTCAAACTTTAGAGTTTATAAAAGTTTTAAATGATAAAGATGCTTTTTCTCCTTCAGCTCCTGGAATAAGTAATGATATTGCTACAACTCAGTTTAAAAATGGCGAAGCAGCTATGATATTTACTGGTCCGTGGAATATATCTACATTTGTAGATCCTGAAAAAACACCAGTTTATGCAAATATAGATTTTGCTAAATTTCCTTATTTTAAAGAAAAAGCAGAATTTAAAAATCAAGACATGCAAGTTATTAGTCCATATATGATTTCTGGAAATTTAAAAGGAAAAGAAAAAGATTATACAATTGAACTTTTAAAAATGTTAACTTCTAAAGACGCTGGAATTAGATATGTAAATGAAGCAGAATTTTTACTTCCTCGTACTGATTTTGAAGCGGATAGAAATAAAGTAGGAGAGTTATTCTTAGCTAATAATACATTAGCTCAAACTTCTGATGGAATAGGTGTTGATGTCTTTGATTTTGATAAAATACCATCTATGCAAGATAGAACTAGAAACTCTATTGTTAGTGTTTTAATGGGAGCTTCGCCAATGGAAGCTGGAGAAGAAATTCAAGAAGAGATTTCAAGAAAGGAGTAG
- a CDS encoding carbohydrate ABC transporter permease, whose translation MIKIHKKSDKMLILGFVLPALLIYVAFQIIPLMGALVFSVSKWNGLAVSPVKFVGLDNFKILMNDKNFLISLKNMIKMVVFSVAFHTPIALLLAVAINSKCRGHKLFKAIFFVPTIFPLTAVGLMWYFIFMPNGALNLFLKSVNLHQHVVPWLINESTAMNAIISVNIWVGVGFYMVILLAGLATIPDELYEAAQIDGANSIKQFFLITIPMLKPIIGICIVMDIIGSIKVFDLIFAMTEGGPNGLTNLPTTLLYYESFRYDNFGKGSAIGVLLLLLALSLVFLSNFLTGEKRRNK comes from the coding sequence ATGATAAAAATTCATAAAAAATCAGATAAAATGTTAATCCTAGGATTTGTTTTACCGGCATTACTTATATATGTTGCTTTTCAAATTATCCCACTAATGGGGGCATTGGTATTTTCTGTTTCTAAATGGAATGGATTAGCTGTCTCTCCTGTTAAATTCGTTGGATTAGATAATTTTAAAATTCTTATGAATGATAAGAATTTCTTAATATCTTTAAAAAATATGATAAAAATGGTGGTATTTAGTGTTGCCTTTCATACTCCGATAGCTCTTTTGTTAGCTGTAGCTATAAACTCAAAGTGTAGAGGTCATAAACTTTTTAAAGCTATATTCTTTGTTCCTACTATTTTTCCTTTAACTGCAGTAGGACTTATGTGGTATTTTATATTTATGCCCAATGGTGCTCTAAATTTATTTTTAAAATCTGTAAATTTACATCAGCATGTTGTACCTTGGCTAATAAATGAAAGTACAGCTATGAATGCTATAATATCAGTTAATATTTGGGTTGGTGTTGGGTTTTATATGGTTATTTTATTGGCAGGATTAGCAACAATTCCAGATGAACTTTACGAAGCTGCACAAATTGATGGAGCTAATTCAATTAAACAATTTTTCTTAATAACTATTCCAATGTTAAAGCCAATCATAGGAATATGTATTGTTATGGATATTATAGGTTCTATTAAAGTTTTTGATCTAATATTTGCTATGACTGAGGGTGGACCTAATGGTTTGACTAATCTACCAACAACTTTACTTTATTACGAATCTTTTAGATATGATAATTTTGGAAAGGGAAGTGCAATTGGAGTTTTACTTTTACTTTTAGCATTATCTTTAGTATTTTTAAGTAATTTTTTAACTGGAGAAAAAAGGAGGAATAAATGA
- a CDS encoding M81 family metallopeptidase codes for MKMKRVLVGSMHHESNSFNPIITDEKDFSIKYGEDSLNFETKNNSLRGIVDTLKENGYDVVPTLSARAVPNGEVSYELYSRLKKEFIERALEADKIKKLDGINLALHGSMRVVGLGEAEGDLLEELRKHFKDIPIVVALDMHTTMTDKMHKYADAYVGYKCAPHTDCFETGEHAAKMLIHIFKENKIPKKSWVRVPMLIAGEQSETSTEPMVYFINRCREYEKKQGVLAVSILMGYPWADSEDASVGIYVIAEDENLANTISKELGQEFFDRREEFSFHTETYQPEKAYEVALKALEENKFPIYLSDSGDNPTAGSSSDCTGFLKIILENPKTKDIISPVIYGGIYDPEATLFCKGKVGQIIEVVAGAKFDTKTTKPLTLKGEVINYLEKWGTYESDLAVLRVNNVDIILAEKHVGYVTPEMYEDLGLDPKNRNIIVCKLGYLTEHHKLLSKRNIMALTTGSTNEDILNIKYEKVKRPIFPLDRDFSYKAQTKEDARV; via the coding sequence ATGAAAATGAAAAGAGTTTTAGTAGGATCTATGCATCATGAATCAAATTCTTTTAATCCAATTATCACAGATGAAAAGGATTTTTCTATAAAATATGGAGAGGATTCATTAAATTTTGAAACAAAAAATAATTCTTTAAGAGGAATAGTTGATACTTTAAAAGAAAATGGATATGATGTTGTTCCAACACTTAGTGCAAGAGCAGTTCCAAATGGCGAGGTAAGCTACGAACTTTATAGTAGATTAAAAAAAGAATTTATAGAGAGAGCTTTAGAAGCAGATAAAATTAAAAAATTAGATGGGATTAACTTAGCTCTTCACGGTTCTATGAGAGTAGTTGGGTTAGGAGAAGCAGAAGGCGATCTTTTAGAGGAGCTTAGAAAACATTTTAAAGATATTCCTATTGTAGTTGCCCTTGATATGCATACAACTATGACTGATAAAATGCATAAATATGCTGATGCATATGTTGGATATAAATGTGCTCCGCATACTGATTGTTTTGAAACTGGAGAGCATGCTGCAAAGATGTTAATACATATTTTTAAAGAAAATAAAATACCTAAAAAATCTTGGGTAAGAGTTCCTATGTTAATAGCAGGAGAACAATCAGAAACTTCAACTGAGCCAATGGTTTATTTTATAAATAGATGTAGAGAGTATGAAAAGAAACAGGGAGTTTTAGCTGTTTCCATTCTTATGGGATATCCTTGGGCAGATAGCGAAGATGCTTCTGTGGGAATCTATGTTATAGCAGAAGATGAAAATTTAGCAAATACAATTTCAAAAGAGCTAGGTCAAGAGTTTTTTGATAGAAGAGAAGAGTTTTCTTTTCACACAGAAACTTATCAGCCTGAAAAAGCTTATGAGGTTGCTTTAAAAGCTTTAGAGGAAAATAAATTTCCAATATATTTATCAGATTCTGGAGACAATCCCACTGCTGGATCATCATCAGATTGTACAGGATTTTTAAAAATAATTTTAGAAAATCCCAAAACAAAGGATATAATAAGTCCAGTTATTTATGGAGGGATTTATGATCCTGAAGCAACACTGTTTTGTAAAGGAAAAGTTGGACAAATTATAGAGGTTGTTGCAGGAGCAAAGTTTGATACCAAAACTACAAAACCTTTAACTTTAAAGGGAGAGGTAATTAATTATTTAGAAAAATGGGGAACATATGAAAGTGATTTAGCAGTTTTAAGAGTAAATAATGTAGATATAATTTTAGCAGAGAAACATGTAGGATATGTGACTCCTGAAATGTATGAGGATTTAGGATTAGATCCTAAAAATCGTAATATTATTGTTTGTAAATTAGGATATTTAACTGAACATCATAAACTTCTTTCTAAAAGAAATATTATGGCTTTAACAACAGGAAGTACAAATGAAGATATTTTAAATATAAAATATGAAAAAGTTAAAAGACCTATTTTTCCGTTAGATAGAGACTTCAGTTATAAAGCACAAACTAAGGAGGATGCGCGTGTATAG
- a CDS encoding beta-galactosidase trimerization domain-containing protein, with product MKKEIQRQIHLDFHTSEFIEDIGIDFNPTEFGETLKNAHVNSVTLFARCHHGWLYYPSKKHPHLIHPNLKNKNLLIEQIEACHKQGIKAPIYTTVQWDGRVMRENPEWLSLDENGEFIDTQNIPKPHFYNTICLNTEYRQFFKEHLEDIVDSVGKDRIDGFFLDILFKVDCNCKQCQEKMKALNMDIYDKEERLIYSSIMLDEFRREIAAYIENLVPGKSLFFNSSHVGPNFKKALDVYSHLELESLPSGGWGYDHFPATVRYARNLGKDIFGMTGKFHTYWGDFHSYKNLEALEFECFNMLTLGAGCSIGDQLHNKGQLSLSSYDLIGKVYEQIERKEEFCTEITPMSEIALLTPEEFYSPNESGIDPGLIGAMRMLQEMSYQFEIIDSSMDFSKYKVLILPDKIKFNITLKNKLENYMKNGGKIISSYMSLIDTSNENNLFSLKYLGESEFDRDFILPNERIGRSLPKEEHVMYLKGIKIEEINSEVILETIEPYFNREGIFFCSHQHAPSSGKKGFPGALKGDNYIYFSHPIFRIYRKNGAKWCKEILKDSLDMLLDKKLVDHNGPTTLITSLNEQKNENRIVLHLLNYLIEKPSQDIYTIQNKLKLYDLEVKVNIPNKKIVSIFEEETRDEIPFEQNGQTIKFKINSMNGHHMTIFNYEN from the coding sequence ATGAAAAAAGAAATACAAAGACAAATACATTTAGATTTCCATACTAGTGAATTTATAGAAGATATTGGAATAGATTTTAATCCAACAGAGTTTGGAGAAACTTTAAAAAATGCCCATGTTAATTCAGTGACGTTGTTTGCCCGATGTCATCATGGATGGCTTTACTATCCATCTAAAAAACACCCACATTTAATTCATCCTAATTTAAAAAATAAAAATCTGTTAATAGAACAAATAGAGGCTTGTCATAAGCAAGGTATAAAAGCTCCAATATATACAACAGTCCAATGGGACGGAAGAGTGATGAGAGAAAATCCAGAATGGTTATCTTTAGATGAGAATGGCGAGTTTATTGATACACAAAATATTCCAAAACCTCATTTTTATAATACAATTTGCTTAAATACTGAGTATCGTCAATTTTTTAAAGAGCATTTGGAAGATATTGTAGATTCTGTTGGAAAAGATAGAATCGATGGGTTTTTTCTAGATATTTTATTTAAAGTTGATTGTAATTGTAAACAGTGTCAAGAGAAAATGAAAGCTCTAAATATGGATATATATGATAAAGAGGAAAGACTAATTTATTCCTCTATTATGTTAGATGAGTTTAGAAGAGAAATTGCAGCTTATATTGAAAATCTTGTACCAGGAAAAAGTTTATTTTTTAATAGCTCTCATGTGGGGCCAAATTTCAAAAAAGCTTTAGATGTATATTCTCATTTAGAACTAGAATCTTTACCAAGTGGTGGATGGGGATACGATCACTTTCCTGCTACGGTAAGGTATGCCAGAAATTTAGGAAAAGATATTTTTGGAATGACTGGTAAATTCCATACTTATTGGGGAGATTTTCATTCATATAAAAATTTAGAAGCTTTAGAATTTGAATGCTTTAATATGCTGACATTAGGAGCTGGATGTTCTATAGGAGACCAGCTTCATAACAAAGGGCAATTATCTCTAAGTTCTTATGATTTAATTGGAAAAGTTTATGAACAAATAGAAAGAAAAGAAGAGTTTTGTACAGAAATTACACCGATGTCAGAAATAGCCCTTTTAACACCAGAAGAGTTCTACTCTCCTAATGAAAGTGGAATAGATCCTGGGCTTATAGGTGCTATGAGAATGCTTCAAGAAATGTCTTATCAATTTGAAATTATAGATTCTTCTATGGATTTTTCTAAATACAAAGTTCTTATTTTGCCAGATAAAATAAAATTTAATATAACATTAAAAAATAAATTAGAAAATTATATGAAAAATGGTGGAAAAATAATTAGTTCTTACATGTCTTTAATAGATACTAGTAATGAAAATAATCTTTTTTCATTAAAGTATCTTGGAGAATCAGAGTTTGACAGAGATTTTATTCTTCCTAATGAAAGGATAGGAAGATCTCTTCCTAAAGAAGAGCACGTAATGTATTTAAAAGGAATTAAAATAGAAGAAATAAATAGTGAAGTTATTTTAGAAACAATAGAACCGTACTTTAATAGAGAGGGGATATTTTTCTGTTCTCATCAACATGCTCCATCATCTGGGAAAAAAGGGTTTCCAGGAGCTTTAAAGGGTGATAATTACATCTATTTTTCGCATCCAATTTTTAGAATATATAGAAAAAATGGTGCTAAATGGTGTAAGGAGATACTTAAAGATAGTTTGGATATGCTATTAGATAAAAAATTAGTTGATCACAATGGTCCTACAACTCTAATAACTAGTTTAAATGAACAGAAAAATGAGAATCGAATTGTTCTTCATCTTTTAAACTATCTTATAGAAAAACCTTCTCAAGATATTTATACGATCCAAAATAAATTAAAATTATATGATTTAGAAGTTAAAGTTAATATTCCTAATAAAAAGATTGTATCTATTTTTGAAGAGGAAACAAGAGATGAGATTCCATTTGAACAGAATGGACAAACAATAAAATTTAAAATTAACTCTATGAATGGTCATCATATGACTATATTTAATTATGAGAATTAG
- a CDS encoding carbohydrate ABC transporter permease, with translation MKQKQTHHVVITYSFLIFVSLSFIGPMIFTVFSSFKNNNEIFSTPFSIPKIFRVENFIEAWNAANMGTYFFNSIVISVSTVIILIFTASMVSFILSRFNFKFNKYLSVFFLLGMMIPMQSVLVPISYFVGVLNLKNNLVALVLVYVAFSLPFSILVLTGFMKGINNSLIEAAIIDGASFWQVYLKLVLPLSMPAIATVSIFNFLGAWNNVVFPLLFINDNKLKPITLGLLNFNGERGSEYGLLMAAITITVLIPLIIYMLFQEKIEGGLTAGAIKE, from the coding sequence ATGAAACAAAAGCAAACTCACCACGTAGTTATAACTTATTCATTTTTAATTTTTGTAAGCTTATCTTTCATAGGTCCTATGATTTTTACAGTTTTTTCTTCTTTTAAAAATAATAATGAGATATTTTCTACTCCCTTTTCAATTCCTAAAATTTTTAGGGTAGAAAATTTCATTGAAGCTTGGAATGCTGCTAATATGGGAACTTATTTTTTCAATAGTATAGTGATTTCAGTATCAACTGTTATTATTTTAATTTTTACTGCATCAATGGTTTCATTTATTTTATCGAGATTTAACTTTAAATTTAATAAGTATCTGTCAGTATTTTTTCTCCTTGGAATGATGATACCTATGCAAAGTGTATTGGTTCCTATCTCATATTTTGTGGGAGTTCTTAATCTAAAAAACAATTTAGTAGCTTTAGTTTTAGTTTATGTTGCATTTTCTTTACCATTTAGTATTTTAGTTTTGACAGGATTTATGAAAGGGATAAATAACTCTTTGATAGAAGCTGCTATTATTGATGGTGCTAGCTTTTGGCAAGTTTACTTAAAATTAGTGCTTCCTTTAAGTATGCCAGCTATTGCTACTGTATCTATTTTTAATTTTTTAGGAGCATGGAACAATGTGGTTTTTCCTCTCCTTTTTATAAATGATAATAAATTAAAGCCTATAACTCTTGGGCTTCTTAACTTTAATGGTGAGCGTGGTTCAGAATATGGATTATTAATGGCTGCTATCACAATTACAGTTTTGATACCTCTGATTATCTATATGTTATTTCAAGAAAAAATAGAAGGTGGATTAACCGCTGGAGCCATAAAGGAGTAA